A single genomic interval of Brevibacillus brevis harbors:
- a CDS encoding PP2C family protein-serine/threonine phosphatase has protein sequence MRKDNSEFITGFLSESGSFVRNKDYFAYAELDDIACWVIARGLDNDQEVESAELAAKSVLGYFLQKPSISRYRIRRYLQEAHRVLQAESHRVRLKASLTVIVTDYARVRYGVAGNTRLYQFRNGRLQWQSKDQSLAQQMVDGEEIAEDTLDQHEERHNLLSYLGTPNEFRPFVSKKLPLYDGDVFLLATPGLWEKVNPAEMQDGLQEATDPETWIDTLEDVLLSKQEHVVQNYTAAAIFANKIFKTDPQKKWRIIKRVALILLVLALAGGGALLYKMKEAERIADAATGMFEHETAGDAFIAEGDYPKALKAYSDARNAANIVKNKVQAALLAKKIRITQLIVDGDTAVKDEQYAKALDKYDKALKEMKGRDDFNEPEILEKKEKTQSYVLVMQWKKEGDLLFEAQDYAGAEAYYQKARKLALETSFVTGEKELRTKLDEVASKKTGIDKEKKTLDGDKLEKQGDESYAAQDFEGAIQSYTMAQEIYQEIGVLEKVLAMERKVTKAEEKLNPPAAPPSAGAPAGQPPVQGTGAASQPPAAQVNQTAPVNQTAPGNQTAPVNQTAPVNQTVPVNPVAPTYQPVPAPQVVPSNQAVPPATTAPATQPVQPPQANPPAIANPTQEEAAKTP, from the coding sequence ATGAGAAAGGACAACAGTGAATTCATTACCGGGTTTCTATCCGAATCAGGCAGCTTCGTTCGCAACAAGGATTACTTTGCCTACGCCGAGCTGGATGATATCGCGTGCTGGGTAATCGCCCGCGGATTGGACAACGATCAGGAAGTAGAAAGCGCGGAGTTGGCGGCGAAAAGCGTGCTGGGCTACTTTTTGCAGAAGCCGTCCATTTCACGTTATCGCATTCGCCGCTATTTGCAGGAGGCCCATCGTGTCCTGCAAGCGGAGAGCCATCGCGTCAGACTAAAAGCGAGCTTGACCGTAATCGTAACGGACTATGCCAGAGTGAGGTACGGGGTCGCTGGTAACACCCGACTGTATCAGTTTCGGAATGGCCGATTGCAATGGCAGAGCAAGGATCAGAGTCTTGCCCAACAGATGGTGGATGGGGAGGAGATCGCAGAGGATACGCTTGATCAGCACGAGGAGCGACATAATCTCCTGAGCTATTTGGGGACACCCAATGAATTTCGTCCGTTTGTTTCCAAGAAGCTCCCGCTCTATGACGGTGATGTTTTTCTGCTTGCCACCCCTGGTCTGTGGGAGAAGGTGAATCCGGCCGAAATGCAGGACGGGCTTCAAGAAGCGACAGATCCTGAAACCTGGATCGATACGCTGGAGGACGTGCTTTTGAGCAAGCAAGAGCATGTCGTTCAAAACTACACGGCAGCCGCTATTTTTGCGAACAAAATTTTCAAGACAGACCCGCAAAAAAAATGGCGGATTATCAAAAGGGTGGCACTCATCCTTCTCGTGCTTGCCTTGGCTGGAGGCGGAGCTCTGCTGTACAAGATGAAGGAAGCGGAACGCATCGCGGATGCTGCGACAGGGATGTTCGAGCATGAAACAGCCGGAGACGCTTTCATTGCGGAGGGCGATTATCCGAAGGCACTCAAAGCGTACAGCGATGCCCGAAATGCCGCAAATATCGTGAAAAACAAAGTTCAGGCTGCTCTCTTGGCCAAAAAGATCCGCATTACTCAGTTGATCGTGGATGGAGATACGGCTGTAAAGGATGAGCAGTACGCCAAAGCATTGGATAAGTACGACAAGGCGCTCAAAGAAATGAAAGGGCGCGATGATTTTAACGAACCGGAGATTTTGGAGAAAAAAGAAAAGACGCAATCGTATGTGCTCGTCATGCAGTGGAAAAAGGAAGGAGATCTCTTGTTTGAGGCGCAGGATTACGCTGGTGCGGAGGCCTATTACCAAAAGGCTCGCAAGCTGGCGTTGGAAACGTCTTTTGTAACAGGAGAAAAGGAGCTTCGCACCAAGCTGGACGAGGTAGCTTCCAAAAAGACCGGCATCGATAAGGAAAAGAAGACGCTCGACGGCGACAAGCTGGAAAAGCAAGGCGACGAGAGCTATGCGGCGCAAGACTTCGAGGGAGCGATCCAATCGTATACGATGGCGCAGGAAATTTATCAGGAGATTGGTGTGCTGGAAAAAGTTTTGGCGATGGAGCGCAAGGTGACAAAGGCAGAGGAGAAGCTGAACCCTCCTGCTGCTCCGCCTTCGGCAGGTGCGCCAGCAGGTCAGCCGCCTGTGCAAGGGACGGGTGCTGCGAGTCAACCACCGGCAGCTCAGGTGAATCAAACGGCCCCAGTTAATCAAACCGCACCAGGTAACCAGACAGCTCCTGTAAATCAAACGGCCCCGGTTAACCAGACAGTCCCAGTCAATCCGGTGGCTCCAACGTATCAGCCAGTTCCGGCACCTCAAGTAGTGCCGTCCAATCAAGCAGTTCCGCCAGCCACGACAGCTCCGGCGACTCAGCCAGTTCAGCCACCGCAAGCTAATCCACCAGCTATAGCCAATCCGACACAGGAGGAGGCAGCGAAAACGCCATGA
- a CDS encoding PP2C family protein-serine/threonine phosphatase, whose protein sequence is MFQQGAIPYLVVLGVIIAITLLFRLRAALIRQEKNPVIQIGNGQTIGRREEQDDYFSTATSSHGTIAVLADGISGLANGRLASTLAVTTFIREFTKLDNPKHTSLFFSRAASLANSEILQALRGSRGGTTLVAGVIVEDKLYWGAVGDSIITVFRNGEFIPINQKDIYESVLEARFLSGEITKDEALEHPQKKQLINYLGYESFQNIEIGREPFPLEKGDKVILCSDGVYDTLTEMELEQILFQNIAAHDAADQIIEAVESKQKANQDNATILILEKGW, encoded by the coding sequence ATGTTTCAACAGGGCGCAATCCCGTATCTGGTCGTCCTTGGCGTGATCATTGCCATTACTCTTTTGTTTCGTCTGCGTGCAGCTTTGATCCGGCAAGAAAAGAATCCCGTCATCCAGATCGGAAATGGACAGACGATCGGCAGGCGAGAAGAACAGGATGATTACTTTTCGACAGCTACATCATCTCATGGGACGATTGCGGTCTTGGCTGATGGAATCAGTGGACTGGCTAACGGCAGACTTGCTTCAACGCTTGCCGTGACTACATTTATCCGCGAGTTTACAAAGCTGGACAACCCGAAGCATACGTCCCTCTTCTTTTCACGGGCTGCTTCCCTTGCCAATTCGGAGATTTTGCAGGCACTGAGAGGAAGTCGGGGTGGGACAACACTGGTAGCTGGCGTAATCGTAGAGGACAAGCTGTATTGGGGAGCGGTTGGAGACAGTATCATTACCGTTTTCCGGAATGGAGAATTCATCCCGATCAATCAAAAAGACATTTATGAGTCGGTGCTGGAGGCGCGTTTTCTGTCCGGTGAGATTACGAAGGACGAGGCGTTGGAGCATCCACAGAAAAAACAGCTAATCAACTACTTGGGCTACGAGAGTTTTCAAAATATCGAAATTGGCCGTGAGCCGTTTCCTCTTGAGAAGGGAGACAAGGTCATTCTGTGTAGTGACGGTGTCTACGATACGTTAACCGAGATGGAGCTGGAGCAGATTTTGTTTCAAAATATCGCTGCCCATGACGCGGCTGACCAAATCATTGAAGCGGTGGAAAGCAAGCAAAAAGCCAATCAGGACAACGCAACCATTCTCATCCTGGAAAAAGGCTGGTAA
- a CDS encoding FHA domain-containing protein, producing MSLTRCANGHMFSTRKHGSTCPYCSMVVEPGAKPDNKAPARVADDDKTMPYLGETEGIEPVTGWLVCIEGPQQGQDYRIMAEKNFIGRAEDMHIRIVGDNTISRRNHAVIVYDPKKRNFYLLPGDASGLAYHNNEAVYTPVELTAYDVLQLGKSTFIFIPLCGVHFEWDNSNKGKE from the coding sequence ATGAGTTTGACAAGATGCGCGAATGGTCACATGTTTAGTACCAGAAAACACGGAAGCACCTGCCCTTATTGCAGTATGGTCGTCGAGCCTGGGGCAAAACCGGACAACAAAGCACCAGCAAGAGTGGCGGACGACGATAAGACGATGCCGTACCTGGGGGAAACAGAAGGGATCGAACCTGTTACCGGATGGCTGGTATGCATTGAGGGGCCGCAACAAGGTCAAGATTACCGCATTATGGCGGAGAAGAACTTCATTGGTCGTGCAGAGGATATGCATATCCGAATCGTCGGAGACAACACGATCTCTCGTCGCAATCATGCGGTGATTGTCTACGATCCGAAAAAACGCAACTTTTACTTGCTCCCGGGCGATGCGTCGGGGCTTGCCTATCATAACAATGAAGCAGTGTATACACCAGTCGAGCTCACTGCTTACGATGTACTCCAGCTCGGAAAGAGTACCTTTATTTTCATCCCGCTGTGCGGTGTTCACTTCGAGTGGGACAACTCCAACAAAGGCAAGGAATGA
- a CDS encoding FHA domain-containing protein, whose amino-acid sequence MAKKKGYQKSIRVKLIELLISILVISALIYVFGYTDSNTLKIITGIAFGLFLFGVIIVKFGSPDEPEPKKEDGVTKLVLLDEEGESVKEWFIQGETSLLIGKSSAQNEVDIDLADAEYAALISKQHAVLNQASGDWFIEDIHSKNGTGIKQPNKRDKSKLEIEQPHKVKAGDIIYIANTRLLLK is encoded by the coding sequence GTGGCGAAGAAAAAAGGGTACCAAAAGTCCATCAGAGTGAAGCTCATAGAGCTGCTGATTTCCATTCTTGTGATTAGTGCACTCATTTATGTCTTTGGTTATACGGACAGCAACACTCTGAAAATTATTACGGGAATTGCCTTCGGACTCTTTTTGTTCGGGGTCATTATCGTCAAGTTCGGAAGCCCCGACGAACCGGAGCCAAAGAAAGAGGATGGCGTCACCAAACTGGTTCTGTTAGATGAAGAGGGAGAGAGCGTGAAGGAGTGGTTCATCCAAGGGGAGACATCCCTTTTGATCGGGAAAAGCTCCGCGCAAAACGAGGTCGACATCGATTTGGCCGACGCGGAATATGCCGCCTTGATCAGCAAGCAGCATGCGGTTCTGAATCAAGCGTCTGGAGACTGGTTCATCGAGGATATTCATTCCAAAAACGGCACAGGCATCAAGCAGCCGAACAAACGTGACAAGAGCAAGCTGGAGATTGAACAGCCGCATAAAGTGAAGGCTGGCGACATCATTTACATAGCCAATACCCGCTTGTTGTTGAAATAA
- a CDS encoding J domain-containing protein, with amino-acid sequence MKNYYEILGLTKQASTNDIKKAYRQLAKQHHPDVNAGSSESERIFKEITEAYQTLQDPALREAYDARYEAFQQKKQQQTSHTGSTKQGQSKQQAQTATGVNFEDLGSTFERFFGFHPKTGEINPNTMKSEKKNPLDTTDMFEQFFRMKKK; translated from the coding sequence ATGAAAAATTATTACGAGATTCTGGGGCTAACCAAACAAGCTTCCACGAATGACATCAAAAAAGCATACCGTCAACTGGCAAAGCAGCATCATCCGGATGTCAATGCCGGGAGCAGTGAGTCAGAGCGAATCTTTAAAGAAATTACCGAGGCCTATCAGACATTGCAGGACCCTGCCTTGCGCGAGGCGTACGATGCGCGTTACGAAGCTTTTCAGCAGAAGAAGCAACAACAGACTAGTCATACAGGCAGCACAAAACAAGGGCAAAGCAAACAGCAAGCACAGACTGCAACGGGTGTGAACTTCGAAGATTTGGGGAGCACCTTCGAACGATTTTTTGGTTTTCATCCGAAGACAGGCGAGATTAATCCAAACACCATGAAATCCGAAAAGAAAAATCCACTGGATACGACGGATATGTTTGAACAGTTTTTCCGCATGAAGAAAAAATAA
- a CDS encoding VWA domain-containing protein, with protein sequence MYKNRQSALSLPPLFRMVVIGLLLPMLFLSAPLAAGANGTADAGVDAVFVVDTSNSMNKTDPGKTAAEVMSMFIDMSEATRTRIGFVAYNDRIVQAQSPASMAEARNREQLKRTIQGLRYSGYSDLGLGLRRGAEMIEKAKDPARKPFLILLSDGGTDLRQNAGGRSVAASNKDAETAISKAKAQGYPIYTIGLNSDGSVQKDQLKKIAEATGGTSFVTQSTDDLPEIFNQIFAKHIQSQLVSVAAMTATGGLQEVTVTIPNSSMQEANIILLSNNPLLESQVYYQSQNVHFMKSKKYSLMKIEKPKKGNYLVKFRGKPGDLVKINLLGNYSLMAGVEVKPEPVIKGNPATFTTYLHHLEGGKRLDDKDVYASMQAELIVNDLAGKKEEKVPMKNLGDSFTVDYVFPHTGKYEWKIFMNGPDFYRETASSVFDMTNIAPVAASVNTLTIEKENGEQAIDLGSFFTDANNDKLTYTIVTADPDERFVATIQDAALKLSPEKSGTLEITITATDAEGASVTGPLVITVHSVWDRYITIGIIVLLVAAIGYGVYLLTRPKPAFVGRLEGYFLHTASGHDIPVKFWPLASFGKKQRITLQELFTSLDVNEHLPEAQKIYFQPGKNQTLLLVNHSHCTVERGKETMPRHKKLVLQYNDKVYVTFEDRMTEIEIRFKKSSNEEAS encoded by the coding sequence ATGTACAAAAATCGTCAGTCAGCCCTCTCTCTGCCGCCACTTTTTCGAATGGTGGTCATCGGACTGCTCCTCCCCATGCTCTTCTTGTCCGCCCCTCTTGCTGCGGGGGCAAATGGAACAGCAGATGCGGGAGTAGACGCGGTCTTTGTCGTTGATACGAGTAATTCCATGAACAAAACGGACCCCGGCAAAACAGCCGCAGAGGTCATGAGTATGTTCATTGATATGAGCGAAGCCACCCGTACCCGCATTGGCTTTGTCGCCTATAATGATCGGATTGTACAAGCTCAGTCTCCAGCAAGCATGGCCGAAGCAAGAAATCGGGAACAGCTCAAGCGAACCATTCAAGGGTTGCGTTACTCCGGGTATTCGGATTTGGGGCTCGGTTTGCGCAGAGGGGCAGAGATGATAGAAAAAGCAAAGGACCCGGCTCGCAAGCCATTTTTGATCCTTCTCTCAGACGGAGGAACAGATTTGCGGCAAAATGCGGGTGGCAGGAGTGTGGCAGCATCCAACAAGGATGCGGAAACAGCTATCTCGAAAGCAAAAGCGCAAGGCTATCCGATCTATACGATTGGCCTCAATAGCGATGGCTCCGTCCAAAAGGATCAATTGAAAAAAATCGCAGAGGCAACAGGCGGAACTTCCTTTGTCACACAAAGTACGGATGACCTGCCCGAAATCTTCAATCAGATTTTTGCCAAGCATATTCAATCGCAGCTCGTGTCGGTGGCAGCGATGACAGCTACCGGTGGTTTGCAGGAAGTGACCGTGACCATTCCTAACTCCAGTATGCAGGAAGCGAACATCATCCTGTTGTCCAACAATCCGCTGCTGGAATCGCAAGTGTACTATCAATCGCAAAATGTTCATTTTATGAAATCGAAAAAATATTCGCTGATGAAAATCGAAAAGCCGAAGAAGGGGAACTATCTCGTTAAATTTAGAGGCAAACCCGGGGATTTGGTGAAAATCAATTTACTGGGGAATTACAGCTTGATGGCGGGTGTAGAGGTCAAGCCTGAACCTGTTATCAAGGGGAATCCTGCTACGTTTACTACCTATCTCCACCACCTGGAAGGGGGCAAACGACTGGATGACAAGGATGTGTACGCATCCATGCAAGCAGAACTGATCGTAAACGATCTCGCGGGGAAAAAAGAAGAAAAGGTCCCGATGAAGAATCTTGGTGATAGCTTTACGGTCGACTACGTCTTCCCTCACACGGGCAAGTACGAGTGGAAAATCTTTATGAACGGCCCGGACTTTTATCGCGAGACGGCTTCGAGCGTTTTTGATATGACGAATATCGCGCCAGTTGCTGCCTCGGTCAATACCTTGACGATCGAGAAGGAAAACGGCGAGCAGGCTATCGATTTGGGTTCGTTCTTCACAGATGCCAATAACGACAAGCTGACCTATACCATTGTCACCGCTGATCCAGACGAACGATTTGTCGCTACGATCCAAGACGCGGCTCTGAAGCTGTCACCAGAGAAAAGCGGCACATTAGAAATCACCATTACCGCCACGGATGCGGAAGGAGCAAGCGTCACAGGCCCGCTCGTCATTACCGTGCATTCGGTATGGGATCGCTACATTACCATCGGCATAATTGTGTTGCTCGTAGCAGCGATCGGCTACGGTGTTTACCTGCTTACACGTCCTAAACCAGCCTTTGTAGGTCGTCTGGAGGGGTATTTCCTGCACACGGCAAGCGGCCACGACATACCAGTCAAGTTTTGGCCTCTCGCCTCCTTTGGCAAGAAACAACGGATCACATTGCAGGAGCTGTTCACCAGTTTGGATGTGAATGAGCATTTACCCGAAGCGCAGAAGATTTACTTCCAGCCTGGAAAAAATCAGACGTTGCTCTTGGTCAACCATAGTCACTGCACAGTTGAGCGGGGCAAGGAAACCATGCCCCGACATAAAAAGCTCGTCCTCCAATACAATGACAAGGTGTATGTGACCTTCGAGGATCGGATGACGGAGATCGAAATTCGCTTTAAGAAATCGTCTAATGAGGAAGCTTCCTAA
- a CDS encoding serine/threonine protein kinase: MGQVERERGLKKGTILQKAYRIKKIISTSELSNVYVVYHMKSKRTLILKEFFPQALAMRDLDHVKVICRRPSLKTKFDMLLDGFWQEASLHKELNHENIIGYIDHFAENGTGYLVVDYCKGKTLDAYVLAQAELDLGAFLHQTVLPIFDGLDYLHKKGIIHRDIKPKNILVTEAGQPVLIDFGSAIYFVSDEPKPIVTTEGYSPLEFYSGQSKQGVISDIYSLAATLYYCLTKERPVDVAARVIEDRLPSLRTINPEVPLLLANVIMWGLAVDSKKRCPTLKLFATAIRAEHLIWKGKTRFSLRKLPH, translated from the coding sequence ATGGGACAGGTAGAACGGGAAAGAGGTCTGAAAAAAGGCACGATCCTGCAAAAAGCTTATCGGATCAAAAAGATCATTTCCACAAGTGAGCTGTCGAATGTGTATGTGGTCTACCATATGAAAAGCAAGCGGACACTCATTCTCAAAGAGTTTTTCCCTCAAGCATTGGCGATGCGAGATTTGGATCACGTGAAGGTCATTTGTCGCAGACCATCGTTAAAAACCAAATTCGACATGCTGCTAGACGGCTTTTGGCAAGAGGCGTCTCTACACAAAGAACTGAATCATGAAAATATCATCGGATACATCGACCATTTTGCCGAAAATGGCACAGGTTATCTCGTCGTGGACTATTGCAAAGGGAAGACGCTGGATGCGTATGTATTAGCACAAGCAGAGCTTGATCTGGGAGCATTTTTGCATCAGACGGTACTTCCGATATTTGACGGATTAGACTATTTGCACAAAAAAGGCATCATTCATCGCGATATCAAGCCCAAAAACATCCTGGTTACCGAAGCTGGCCAGCCTGTGCTGATTGATTTTGGCTCGGCGATTTATTTTGTGAGTGATGAACCCAAGCCGATTGTGACGACAGAAGGGTATTCACCGCTTGAGTTTTACTCGGGTCAATCCAAGCAAGGAGTCATCTCGGATATTTATAGCTTGGCTGCCACGCTGTATTACTGCCTGACCAAAGAGCGTCCCGTTGATGTGGCGGCAAGAGTCATTGAGGATCGCTTGCCATCGCTTCGAACGATCAACCCTGAGGTTCCGCTGCTGCTGGCGAATGTCATCATGTGGGGATTGGCTGTCGACTCGAAAAAAAGATGCCCCACACTCAAGCTGTTTGCGACAGCAATTCGTGCAGAGCATCTGATTTGGAAAGGAAAGACGCGCTTCTCTCTTAGGAAGCTTCCTCATTAG
- a CDS encoding VOC family protein, which translates to MAHLESLFHVQVPVKNLEEAIVWYCNHLGFSLQARYRTSAFLALSAGPTLMIWETDEETSTTFTVDHQPMPVFLYTTSDVHALHDYLQAHEVSITHYQNDGFGWVLKFFDPSGNMWGVIQKNN; encoded by the coding sequence ATGGCACATTTGGAATCGTTGTTTCACGTACAAGTTCCCGTGAAAAATTTGGAAGAGGCCATTGTCTGGTACTGCAATCACCTTGGCTTTTCCTTACAGGCGCGGTATCGTACTTCCGCTTTTCTTGCCCTGTCTGCCGGACCCACCTTGATGATATGGGAAACGGATGAAGAGACGTCCACAACCTTTACCGTTGATCATCAACCCATGCCTGTCTTTTTGTACACCACTTCCGATGTGCATGCACTCCATGATTATTTGCAGGCCCATGAAGTCTCGATTACCCACTACCAAAACGATGGCTTCGGATGGGTGCTCAAGTTTTTTGACCCGAGCGGAAACATGTGGGGCGTCATTCAAAAGAACAACTAG
- a CDS encoding MDR family MFS transporter, with protein sequence MRFHPVAWGVIIGTFLSRTGFFMTLPFLGIYLGKVKGIDPAIVGSILALSLLVGTISSFAGGALSDRLGRYPVMITAMGAWSIVLIGYVFATETWMFFVLSACNGLFRNVFEPTARALLADVTSDDQRAAVFNARYFAINLGGAIGPLIGLQLGAGSTSLLPFLVTAIIFAVYAVVLVVFMVMFKEQLKKDAAADPVTMNQMARIVFTDKVFLYLLLGNLFVAGAYSHLDTTLSQYIGHDRIEAYSFLFVVNTISVLALQYPLAKFMKRYSSMTALKVGCLLFGLGLFGFGLFTNLFWLSVSMVVFTIGEILCFVVGDILIGEIAPQHLRGAYYGASGFAFLGQSVCAWIGGVLLQVLGFGQGPLIFAILMLLTFIALPFYQRGQYLWEQRQQQRKSCEKSSQVMI encoded by the coding sequence ATGAGATTTCATCCAGTGGCATGGGGAGTCATTATCGGAACATTTTTGTCACGCACAGGCTTTTTTATGACGCTGCCGTTTTTGGGCATTTATTTAGGAAAGGTAAAAGGAATTGATCCGGCGATCGTTGGCTCGATCCTCGCACTCAGCTTGCTGGTTGGGACGATTAGCAGCTTTGCTGGGGGAGCACTGTCTGACCGATTGGGCAGATATCCTGTGATGATTACTGCGATGGGAGCGTGGAGCATCGTCTTGATCGGGTATGTTTTTGCGACGGAGACGTGGATGTTCTTTGTTTTAAGTGCCTGTAACGGTCTTTTTCGAAACGTATTTGAGCCTACAGCACGCGCCCTGCTGGCGGATGTCACGTCGGATGATCAGCGGGCAGCGGTTTTTAACGCCAGGTATTTTGCGATCAACCTGGGCGGAGCAATCGGTCCATTAATCGGCTTGCAACTGGGTGCAGGGAGCACGTCCTTGCTACCGTTCCTCGTCACAGCCATCATTTTTGCTGTGTACGCAGTTGTGTTGGTGGTATTTATGGTCATGTTCAAGGAACAGCTGAAGAAGGACGCGGCTGCTGATCCGGTCACTATGAATCAGATGGCACGCATTGTTTTTACAGACAAAGTATTTCTTTACTTGTTGCTCGGGAATTTGTTCGTTGCTGGTGCCTACTCACATCTGGACACCACACTCTCGCAGTACATTGGGCATGATCGAATAGAGGCGTATTCCTTTTTATTTGTAGTGAATACCATCTCGGTTTTAGCACTTCAATATCCGCTCGCCAAGTTTATGAAGCGGTACTCATCGATGACCGCGTTGAAGGTGGGCTGTCTCTTGTTTGGATTAGGGCTGTTCGGTTTCGGGCTATTTACGAATTTGTTTTGGCTATCCGTGTCGATGGTGGTATTTACGATCGGCGAAATCTTGTGCTTTGTCGTCGGAGATATCCTGATCGGGGAAATCGCCCCCCAGCATTTACGTGGAGCGTATTACGGAGCCAGCGGTTTTGCCTTCCTGGGACAGAGTGTGTGTGCCTGGATCGGCGGGGTGTTGCTCCAGGTACTCGGCTTTGGACAAGGGCCGCTCATTTTCGCGATCCTTATGCTGTTGACCTTTATCGCGCTTCCGTTTTATCAACGCGGCCAATACTTATGGGAGCAGCGGCAACAGCAAAGAAAAAGCTGTGAGAAATCTTCCCAAGTTATGATTTGA
- a CDS encoding SgrR family transcriptional regulator: MVTVLHFLELRSFFHQEEIGKPFPVTIEKLAGIWHCTPRYAKLIVRKLVELGWVEWKAGRGRGNVSVMTLHADSDEILLAEVKLQIDKGDIKEAMELMNRYGKTAVKDQIMDWLSEGMGFSSDSVSNRSQDILRFPVYRRIVTLDPGLVYYHFDAHLAGQIFNTLVRYDLNSRSILPSIAHSWESSPDATAWTFYLKKNVLFHHGRELSAHDVVFSLNRLRLHPDTYEASWMFRDIDQLIAIDNRTVRIQLKEPNYLLLRLLATIPASIVPEEIVRQDEKGFGEKPIGTGPFQLVRLNEGICILEAFPAHFLGRPQLDRVEILIFPELDMGCLKEPNWASVMVSHGVQSKALALKEAVIQDGQDWCDTEAFFSCCNLLVFNQWESGPHNHFKFRQALDKLIDRDQMIADLGGDRIYPAKGFRTYHPVLREVRAKENEQPCHAEIMSLLQESNYQGETLRLVTTAYHEEDALWIQQRCREYGIHLEVAVREPWEFSNRDCLPEHDCQLYGNVFSSDQISELEMYLQRNYFLPAFDESLAFAINEEICLTFQEPDRLAREHHLARIEAMIKENYAVLYLVQKKTLTSFHKSLRGVSINSSGWLDFHKIWFQPESLHQQL, translated from the coding sequence ATGGTTACCGTTCTGCATTTTTTAGAGCTTCGCTCGTTTTTTCATCAAGAAGAAATCGGGAAACCATTCCCTGTCACTATCGAAAAGCTGGCTGGGATTTGGCACTGTACGCCTCGTTACGCCAAGCTGATTGTCCGTAAGCTAGTCGAGCTGGGGTGGGTCGAATGGAAGGCGGGACGCGGGCGAGGGAATGTCTCGGTCATGACGCTTCATGCTGATTCCGATGAAATTCTTCTGGCCGAGGTCAAGCTGCAAATAGACAAGGGCGACATCAAAGAAGCAATGGAGCTCATGAATCGCTACGGCAAAACAGCCGTCAAAGACCAGATCATGGATTGGCTCTCGGAAGGAATGGGCTTCTCCAGCGACTCTGTATCGAACCGTTCCCAAGATATCCTGCGCTTTCCCGTTTACCGCAGGATTGTGACGCTGGACCCTGGTCTGGTTTATTACCACTTCGATGCACATCTCGCGGGCCAAATTTTCAATACGCTCGTTCGTTACGATCTGAATAGTCGTTCGATTTTGCCTTCCATCGCCCACTCTTGGGAAAGCAGTCCAGATGCCACAGCATGGACCTTTTATTTGAAAAAGAACGTGCTGTTTCATCACGGACGGGAACTATCTGCTCATGACGTCGTTTTTTCCCTGAATCGGCTTCGCTTGCATCCAGACACGTATGAAGCAAGCTGGATGTTTCGTGACATAGATCAGCTTATAGCCATTGACAACAGAACTGTGCGCATCCAGCTTAAAGAACCCAATTACTTGCTTCTGAGGCTGTTGGCGACGATACCCGCAAGCATTGTTCCAGAAGAAATCGTTCGGCAGGATGAGAAAGGCTTTGGAGAAAAGCCAATTGGAACAGGACCCTTTCAGCTGGTCCGACTTAACGAGGGGATCTGTATTCTAGAAGCATTTCCTGCTCATTTTCTGGGGAGACCGCAGTTGGATCGTGTGGAAATTTTGATTTTTCCCGAGTTGGACATGGGGTGCCTAAAAGAACCAAATTGGGCGTCTGTAATGGTGTCGCACGGTGTCCAGTCGAAAGCACTAGCATTGAAGGAAGCCGTCATTCAGGATGGTCAGGACTGGTGCGATACGGAGGCGTTTTTTTCGTGCTGTAATTTGCTTGTTTTTAACCAGTGGGAGAGCGGTCCACACAATCATTTCAAGTTCCGTCAGGCGCTTGATAAGCTGATTGATCGCGATCAAATGATTGCCGATTTGGGCGGTGATCGCATCTATCCCGCAAAAGGCTTCCGCACGTATCACCCTGTTTTAAGGGAGGTAAGAGCGAAAGAGAACGAGCAGCCCTGCCATGCCGAAATCATGTCCCTGCTACAGGAAAGCAACTATCAGGGAGAAACATTGCGTCTCGTGACCACAGCCTACCATGAAGAAGATGCGCTATGGATTCAACAACGATGCCGCGAGTATGGCATTCATCTGGAAGTCGCTGTGAGAGAACCATGGGAATTTTCGAATCGCGACTGTTTGCCCGAACATGACTGCCAGTTGTACGGCAATGTGTTTAGCAGCGATCAAATTAGCGAGCTGGAGATGTATTTGCAAAGAAATTACTTTCTCCCCGCATTTGATGAATCGTTGGCTTTTGCCATCAACGAGGAGATTTGCCTGACGTTTCAGGAGCCAGACAGGCTTGCGCGGGAGCACCATCTCGCCAGGATTGAGGCCATGATTAAAGAAAACTATGCTGTTTTGTATCTCGTTCAGAAAAAGACCCTTACGTCGTTCCACAAGTCTCTACGAGGCGTGTCGATCAATTCGTCGGGCTGGCTGGACTTTCATAAGATCTGGTTTCAGCCGGAGTCGTTGCACCAGCAGTTGTAA